In Tursiops truncatus isolate mTurTru1 chromosome 9, mTurTru1.mat.Y, whole genome shotgun sequence, a single genomic region encodes these proteins:
- the KRBA1 gene encoding protein KRBA1 isoform X3, whose amino-acid sequence MCQAPAPRSLSLLPPLWCPPGDTGKLRMTRRALPGGNQPTPLRLCPQVSMAFQDLAVRFSEDEWRLLGEGQRALYLDVMRENYETLASLGTVELLPLSAFLCPSEPGGAVGGGGCAADGQDPPRGGGPLGGAPQHSLHLSALVQLVKEIPEFLFGEVSPESRGASLDGEGASPEAAAVMGDTCPLRGLLGCLPDTPVGRPGLAAMPSGSSSHSPPRARGQGSPLPIKTADVPRPVEEESPGAPSQEPSPPTCSPGRRKSHRNQERGATGAGAAGTSPGNSPLQGLINCLKEILEPGPQHPERPLRFLPPARSMGASQLSGAELRPGSPPWAVKTETASGACPLQSLLNCLKEIPEARDKQPSPSGARDPWLQEDPGAWKRNSGGPRPFQTPPPGPGPGAGSVLSAVKVEDGWAQGPPEPTACELSKRTHGPSAAGSPGDSGGTARVQVPSWGSAARAGSASSSPLEALEACLRGIPLSGSLPSQPPASSWSQSPQPGDPGSQRPELQRLGSHSRGSQGTSASFSSSSSIDGDLDFQSPEGSQGHRPGKGSREGSSPLQGLENCLREMPAPGPQPTWPCSSAGHRGPWRVEPKNWTAGMEGLRDEACEPAHLGQRGGDVPTRSLRLASPQALAPGTIPACHQQGPKDPGAARPGPWRWLPDGPATKPSPLHCLENSLKGILPGGPLRFACLADPVPGPSPSPSSSSSSSEGEDPRLEPELWQPLLQERDRLPSCKGLGPPSPRPGGPRAGSSPGEGRRRGETGDHRGLSAGKAEEKVGGRSHPPRREVCLESLGPPGPLGSAGGGRVQIPPVRVALGRRCVSTPQVLCALPAGAAVDPASQLEKRSGSGPCQPPGSACGPLSWNPTAGEESRGLGPGDGSPGVTGFSSRTSGLFHKSVQTLFRGKTDIETFPRIAGTHPRPLPGDPPGPPPGAAIPGALLRASPRPPCPCASSLQHELRGLGAALSEKLDRLAGTLAGLAQEVAAVRTQVDRLGRRPWGPGTKGLLWGPRWTGGPAHRHPPYWRHKGPRRPRPKILRGQAEGCRAGDSSGLASGRPRLVPQLPPDVPLAEASGPSSGPLSSACGSPAVLTACHPLGLPESPWSPPPPLLPAAPPLQVAASAGAEPRAAAAAPPRTLKWPKDPSSLLAGLQRALEGELWGGEHRDPGWGPPSRRLNGLHPSEDAPPLASSGGRPPPSAPCSRTFPVSGL is encoded by the exons ATGTGTCAGGCGCCCGCCCCACGCTCTCTGTCACTACTGCCCCCCCTCTGGTGTCCACCTGGAGACACAGGCAAGCTGAGGATGACTAGGCGGGCCTTGCCAGGAGGGAACCAGCCAACTCCCCTGAGATTGTGCCCACAGGTGTCCATGGCCTTCCAGGACCTGGCCGTGCGGTTCTCCGAGGACGAGTGGcggctgctgggggaggggcagagggcgcTCTACCTGGACGTGATGCGGGAGAACTACGAGACGCTGGCCTCCCTGG gGACAGTGGAGCTGCTGCCCCTCTCTGCCTTCCTGTGTCCCTCGGAGCCTGGAGGAGccgtggggggcgggggctgtgCTGCTGATGGGCAGGACCCTCCGCGGGGAGGAGGGCCCCTGG GAGGAGCCCCCCAGCACAGCCTGCACCTGAGCGCCCTGGTGCAGCTGGTGAAAGAGATCCCAGAGTTCCTGTTCGGGGAAGTCAGCCCTGAGAGCAGGGGAGCCAGCCTGGACGGGGAGGGGGCGAGCCCCGAGG CAGCAGCTGTGATGGGGGATACTTGCCCTCTCCGAGGCTTGCTCGGCTGCCTTCCAGACACACCTGTCGGCCGGCCTGGCCTGGCCGCCATGCCCAGCGGCAGCTCATCCCACAGCCCGCCCAGAGCCAGGGGGCAGGGGAGCCCCCTCCCCATCA AAACTGCTGACGTGCCAAGGCCTGTGGAGGAGGAAAGCCCAGGAGCCCCCAGCCAGGAGCCTAGCCCTCCTACCTGTAGCCCCGGCAGGCGGAAGAGCCACAGGAATCAGGAGAGAGGGGCCAcgggggcag GAGCTGCAGGAACCTCTCCTGGGAACAGCCCCCTGCAAGGCCTCATCAACTGCCTGAAGGAAATCCTCGAGCCCGGGCCCCAGCACCCCGAGCGGCCCCTGCGCTTCCTGCCGCCAGCCCGCAGCATGGGTGCGTCCCAGCTGAGCGGAGCAGAGCTGCGGCCCGGGAGCCCGCCCTGGGCAG TGAAGACAGAGACAGCCTCAGGGGCTTGTCCCCTCCAGAGTCTGCTGAACTGTCTGAAGGAGATCCCAGAGGCCCGGGACAAGCAACCTAGCCCCTCAGGAGCAAGGGACCCATGGCTGCAGGAGGACCCAGGGGCCTGGAAAAGGAATTCTGGAG GGCCCCGCCCCTTCCAGACCCCTCCACCCGGGCCTGGTCCTGGAGCTGGCAGCGTGCTCTCTGCAGTGAAGGTGGAGGACGGCTGGGCCCAGGGGCCCCCGGAGCCCACAGCCTGTGAGCTCAGCAAGCGGACCCACGGCCCTTCCGCCGCGGGCAGCCCTGGGGACAGTGGAGGCACCGCCCGGGTCCAAGTGCCCAGCTGGGGCTCTGCAGCTCGAG CCGGCAGCGCCTCGAGCTCACCCCTGGAAGCCCTGGAGGCCTGTCTGAGGGGCATCCCCCTGAGTGGGTCGTTACCTTCCCAGCCGCCAGCCAGCTCTTGGTCCCAGAGCCCCCAGCCAGGAGACCCTGGGTCTCAGAGGCCCGAGCTGCAGCGCCTCGGATCACACAGCAGAG GCTCCCAAGGCACCTCCGCCAGCTTCTCTTCGTCCAGCAGCATTGACGGGGACCTGGATTTCCAGAGCCCTGAGGGCAGCCAGGGGCATCGGCCTGGAAAAG GAAGCCGCGAGGGAAGCTCCCCGCTCCAGGGCCTGGAGAACTGCCTCAGAGAGATGCCTGCACCTGGGCCGCAGCCCACCTGGCCCTGCTCCTCGGCAGGGCACAGGGGGCCATGGAGGGTGGAGCCCAAGAACTGGACGGCGGGCATGGAAG GACTGAGGGATGAGGCCTGTGAGCCAGCCCACCTGGGACAGCGAGGGGGTGACGTGCCCACCAGGAGCCTCCGCCTGGCCAGCCCACAGGCACTTGCCCCTGGCACCATCCCTGCCTGCCACCAGCAAGGTCCCAAGGACCCCGGGGCCGCCAGGCCAGGACCGTGGAGGTGGCTCCCAGATG GGCCAGCCACCAAGCCCTCCCCACTCCACTGCCTGGAGAACTCTCTGAAGGGGATTTTGCCCGGGGGGCCCCTGCGCTTCGCCTGCCTGGCTGACCCTGTCccgggccccagccccagccccagctccagctccagcagcTCAGAAGGAGAAGACCCAAGgctggagcctgagctctggcAGCCCCTCCTGCAGG AGAGGGACCGCCTTCCCAGCTGCAAGGGCCTTGGCCCTCCTTCCCCACGCCCTGGCGGCCCTCGCGCTGGCAGCAGCCCTGGTGAAGGCCGGAGAAGAGGCGAGACCGGGGACCACCGTGGTCTCAGTGCAG GAAAAGCAGAAGAGAAGGTGGGAGGCCGGTCCCATCCGCCCCGGAGAGAAGTGTGCTTGGAGAGCCTGGGCCCGCCTGGCCCCCTGGGCAGCGCCGGAGGAG gtCGTGTCCAAATACCCCCGGTCAGAGTGGCTCTGGGAAGACGATGTGTATCCACACCCCAGGTGCTCTGTGCTCTTCCTGCGGGGGCAGCTGTGGACCCTGCCTCTCAGCTGGAGAAAAGGTCGGGGTCTGGGCCCTGCCAGCCTCCTGGGTCAGCCTGTGGGCCCCTGTCCTGGAATCCGACGGCTGGTGAAGAGTCCAGGGGCCTGGGGCCCGGAGACGGAAGCCCAGGTGTTACAG GGTTTTCCTCCAGGACTAGTGGGCTGTTTCATAAGAGCGTGCAGACCCTTTTTAGAGGCAAAACAGACATTGAGACTTTCCCCAGAATAG CCGGGACCCACCCGAGGCCCCTTCCCGGAGATCCGCCTGGGCCTCCCCCCGGAGCCGCCATCCCTGGGGCTTTGCTGCGCGCCTCCCCGCGGCCACCGTGCCCCTGCGCGAGTTCCTTGCAGCACGAGCTCCGCGGCCTCGGTGCCGCCCTCTCGGAGAAGCTGGATCGGCTGGCTGGGACCCTGGCCGGCCTGGCTCAGGAAGTGGCCGCCGTGAGAACCCAGGTGGATCGGCTGGGGCGGCGCCCGTGGGGCCCGGGGACGAAGGGCCTCCTCTGGGGCCCTCGCTGGACCGGTGGCCCTGCTCACAGACACCCGCCCTACTGGAGGCACAAGGGCCCCCGCAGGCCGAGACCGAAGATCTTGCGGGGCCAGGCGGAAGGCTGCAGGGCCGGCGACTCCTCAGGCCTGGCCAGCGGGAGGCCCCGCCTGGTGCCTCAGCTGCCCCCGGACGTGCCCCTGGCAGAGGCTTCTGGGCCCAGCTCCGGCCCTCTCTCCTCGGCATGCGGCAGCCCCGCTGTGCTGACCGCTTGTCACCCCCTCGGACTCCCGGAGAGCCCCtggagccccccaccccctttgctgcctgctgccccacccctccaggtggccGCCAGTGCAGGAGCAGAGCCTCGGGCTGCAGCAGCGGCACCGCCCAGGACCCTAAAGTGGCCCAAGGATCCAAGCAGCCTGTTGGCGGGGCTCCAGAGAGCCCTTGAGGGGGAGCTGTGGGGTGGGGAGCACAGGGACCCCGGGTGGGGGCCCCCTAGCCGCCGTCTTAATGGGCTGCATCCTTCCGAGGATGCCCCACCCCTGGCCTCTTCTGGAGGCCGGCCTCCGCCCTCGGCCCCCTGCAGCAGAACTTTCCCCGTGTCTGGACTGTGA
- the KRBA1 gene encoding protein KRBA1 isoform X5, with product MCQAPAPRSLSLLPPLWCPPGDTGKLRMTRRALPGGNQPTPLRLCPQVSMAFQDLAVRFSEDEWRLLGEGQRALYLDVMRENYETLASLGTVELLPLSAFLCPSEPGGAVGGGGCAADGQDPPRGGGPLGGAPQHSLHLSALVQLVKEIPEFLFGEVSPESRGASLDGEGASPEAAAVMGDTCPLRGLLGCLPDTPVGRPGLAAMPSGSSSHSPPRARGQGSPLPIKTADVPRPVEEESPGAPSQEPSPPTCSPGRRKSHRNQERGATGAGAAGTSPGNSPLQGLINCLKEILEPGPQHPERPLRFLPPARSMGASQLSGAELRPGSPPWAVKTETASGACPLQSLLNCLKEIPEARDKQPSPSGARDPWLQEDPGAWKRNSGGPRPFQTPPPGPGPGAGSVLSAVKVEDGWAQGPPEPTACELSKRTHGPSAAGSPGDSGGTARVQVPSWGSAARAGSASSSPLEALEACLRGIPLSGSLPSQPPASSWSQSPQPGDPGSQRPELQRLGSHSRGSQGTSASFSSSSSIDGDLDFQSPEGSQGHRPGKGSREGSSPLQGLENCLREMPAPGPQPTWPCSSAGHRGPWRVEPKNWTAGMEGLRDEACEPAHLGQRGGDVPTRSLRLASPQALAPGTIPACHQQGPKDPGAARPGPWRWLPDGPATKPSPLHCLENSLKGILPGGPLRFACLADPVPGPSPSPSSSSSSSEGEDPRLEPELWQPLLQERDRLPSCKGLGPPSPRPGGPRAGSSPGEGRRRGETGDHRGLSAGRVQIPPVRVALGRRCVSTPQVLCALPAGAAVDPASQLEKRSGSGPCQPPGSACGPLSWNPTAGEESRGLGPGDGSPGVTGFSSRTSGLFHKSVQTLFRGKTDIETFPRIAGTHPRPLPGDPPGPPPGAAIPGALLRASPRPPCPCASSLQHELRGLGAALSEKLDRLAGTLAGLAQEVAAVRTQVDRLGRRPWGPGTKGLLWGPRWTGGPAHRHPPYWRHKGPRRPRPKILRGQAEGCRAGDSSGLASGRPRLVPQLPPDVPLAEASGPSSGPLSSACGSPAVLTACHPLGLPESPWSPPPPLLPAAPPLQVAASAGAEPRAAAAAPPRTLKWPKDPSSLLAGLQRALEGELWGGEHRDPGWGPPSRRLNGLHPSEDAPPLASSGGRPPPSAPCSRTFPVSGL from the exons ATGTGTCAGGCGCCCGCCCCACGCTCTCTGTCACTACTGCCCCCCCTCTGGTGTCCACCTGGAGACACAGGCAAGCTGAGGATGACTAGGCGGGCCTTGCCAGGAGGGAACCAGCCAACTCCCCTGAGATTGTGCCCACAGGTGTCCATGGCCTTCCAGGACCTGGCCGTGCGGTTCTCCGAGGACGAGTGGcggctgctgggggaggggcagagggcgcTCTACCTGGACGTGATGCGGGAGAACTACGAGACGCTGGCCTCCCTGG gGACAGTGGAGCTGCTGCCCCTCTCTGCCTTCCTGTGTCCCTCGGAGCCTGGAGGAGccgtggggggcgggggctgtgCTGCTGATGGGCAGGACCCTCCGCGGGGAGGAGGGCCCCTGG GAGGAGCCCCCCAGCACAGCCTGCACCTGAGCGCCCTGGTGCAGCTGGTGAAAGAGATCCCAGAGTTCCTGTTCGGGGAAGTCAGCCCTGAGAGCAGGGGAGCCAGCCTGGACGGGGAGGGGGCGAGCCCCGAGG CAGCAGCTGTGATGGGGGATACTTGCCCTCTCCGAGGCTTGCTCGGCTGCCTTCCAGACACACCTGTCGGCCGGCCTGGCCTGGCCGCCATGCCCAGCGGCAGCTCATCCCACAGCCCGCCCAGAGCCAGGGGGCAGGGGAGCCCCCTCCCCATCA AAACTGCTGACGTGCCAAGGCCTGTGGAGGAGGAAAGCCCAGGAGCCCCCAGCCAGGAGCCTAGCCCTCCTACCTGTAGCCCCGGCAGGCGGAAGAGCCACAGGAATCAGGAGAGAGGGGCCAcgggggcag GAGCTGCAGGAACCTCTCCTGGGAACAGCCCCCTGCAAGGCCTCATCAACTGCCTGAAGGAAATCCTCGAGCCCGGGCCCCAGCACCCCGAGCGGCCCCTGCGCTTCCTGCCGCCAGCCCGCAGCATGGGTGCGTCCCAGCTGAGCGGAGCAGAGCTGCGGCCCGGGAGCCCGCCCTGGGCAG TGAAGACAGAGACAGCCTCAGGGGCTTGTCCCCTCCAGAGTCTGCTGAACTGTCTGAAGGAGATCCCAGAGGCCCGGGACAAGCAACCTAGCCCCTCAGGAGCAAGGGACCCATGGCTGCAGGAGGACCCAGGGGCCTGGAAAAGGAATTCTGGAG GGCCCCGCCCCTTCCAGACCCCTCCACCCGGGCCTGGTCCTGGAGCTGGCAGCGTGCTCTCTGCAGTGAAGGTGGAGGACGGCTGGGCCCAGGGGCCCCCGGAGCCCACAGCCTGTGAGCTCAGCAAGCGGACCCACGGCCCTTCCGCCGCGGGCAGCCCTGGGGACAGTGGAGGCACCGCCCGGGTCCAAGTGCCCAGCTGGGGCTCTGCAGCTCGAG CCGGCAGCGCCTCGAGCTCACCCCTGGAAGCCCTGGAGGCCTGTCTGAGGGGCATCCCCCTGAGTGGGTCGTTACCTTCCCAGCCGCCAGCCAGCTCTTGGTCCCAGAGCCCCCAGCCAGGAGACCCTGGGTCTCAGAGGCCCGAGCTGCAGCGCCTCGGATCACACAGCAGAG GCTCCCAAGGCACCTCCGCCAGCTTCTCTTCGTCCAGCAGCATTGACGGGGACCTGGATTTCCAGAGCCCTGAGGGCAGCCAGGGGCATCGGCCTGGAAAAG GAAGCCGCGAGGGAAGCTCCCCGCTCCAGGGCCTGGAGAACTGCCTCAGAGAGATGCCTGCACCTGGGCCGCAGCCCACCTGGCCCTGCTCCTCGGCAGGGCACAGGGGGCCATGGAGGGTGGAGCCCAAGAACTGGACGGCGGGCATGGAAG GACTGAGGGATGAGGCCTGTGAGCCAGCCCACCTGGGACAGCGAGGGGGTGACGTGCCCACCAGGAGCCTCCGCCTGGCCAGCCCACAGGCACTTGCCCCTGGCACCATCCCTGCCTGCCACCAGCAAGGTCCCAAGGACCCCGGGGCCGCCAGGCCAGGACCGTGGAGGTGGCTCCCAGATG GGCCAGCCACCAAGCCCTCCCCACTCCACTGCCTGGAGAACTCTCTGAAGGGGATTTTGCCCGGGGGGCCCCTGCGCTTCGCCTGCCTGGCTGACCCTGTCccgggccccagccccagccccagctccagctccagcagcTCAGAAGGAGAAGACCCAAGgctggagcctgagctctggcAGCCCCTCCTGCAGG AGAGGGACCGCCTTCCCAGCTGCAAGGGCCTTGGCCCTCCTTCCCCACGCCCTGGCGGCCCTCGCGCTGGCAGCAGCCCTGGTGAAGGCCGGAGAAGAGGCGAGACCGGGGACCACCGTGGTCTCAGTGCAG gtCGTGTCCAAATACCCCCGGTCAGAGTGGCTCTGGGAAGACGATGTGTATCCACACCCCAGGTGCTCTGTGCTCTTCCTGCGGGGGCAGCTGTGGACCCTGCCTCTCAGCTGGAGAAAAGGTCGGGGTCTGGGCCCTGCCAGCCTCCTGGGTCAGCCTGTGGGCCCCTGTCCTGGAATCCGACGGCTGGTGAAGAGTCCAGGGGCCTGGGGCCCGGAGACGGAAGCCCAGGTGTTACAG GGTTTTCCTCCAGGACTAGTGGGCTGTTTCATAAGAGCGTGCAGACCCTTTTTAGAGGCAAAACAGACATTGAGACTTTCCCCAGAATAG CCGGGACCCACCCGAGGCCCCTTCCCGGAGATCCGCCTGGGCCTCCCCCCGGAGCCGCCATCCCTGGGGCTTTGCTGCGCGCCTCCCCGCGGCCACCGTGCCCCTGCGCGAGTTCCTTGCAGCACGAGCTCCGCGGCCTCGGTGCCGCCCTCTCGGAGAAGCTGGATCGGCTGGCTGGGACCCTGGCCGGCCTGGCTCAGGAAGTGGCCGCCGTGAGAACCCAGGTGGATCGGCTGGGGCGGCGCCCGTGGGGCCCGGGGACGAAGGGCCTCCTCTGGGGCCCTCGCTGGACCGGTGGCCCTGCTCACAGACACCCGCCCTACTGGAGGCACAAGGGCCCCCGCAGGCCGAGACCGAAGATCTTGCGGGGCCAGGCGGAAGGCTGCAGGGCCGGCGACTCCTCAGGCCTGGCCAGCGGGAGGCCCCGCCTGGTGCCTCAGCTGCCCCCGGACGTGCCCCTGGCAGAGGCTTCTGGGCCCAGCTCCGGCCCTCTCTCCTCGGCATGCGGCAGCCCCGCTGTGCTGACCGCTTGTCACCCCCTCGGACTCCCGGAGAGCCCCtggagccccccaccccctttgctgcctgctgccccacccctccaggtggccGCCAGTGCAGGAGCAGAGCCTCGGGCTGCAGCAGCGGCACCGCCCAGGACCCTAAAGTGGCCCAAGGATCCAAGCAGCCTGTTGGCGGGGCTCCAGAGAGCCCTTGAGGGGGAGCTGTGGGGTGGGGAGCACAGGGACCCCGGGTGGGGGCCCCCTAGCCGCCGTCTTAATGGGCTGCATCCTTCCGAGGATGCCCCACCCCTGGCCTCTTCTGGAGGCCGGCCTCCGCCCTCGGCCCCCTGCAGCAGAACTTTCCCCGTGTCTGGACTGTGA
- the KRBA1 gene encoding protein KRBA1 isoform X4 — MCQAPAPRSLSLLPPLWCPPGDTGKLRMTRRALPGGNQPTPLRLCPQVSMAFQDLAVRFSEDEWRLLGEGQRALYLDVMRENYETLASLGTVELLPLSAFLCPSEPGGAVGGGGCAADGQDPPRGGGPLGGAPQHSLHLSALVQLVKEIPEFLFGEVSPESRGASLDGEGASPEAAAVMGDTCPLRGLLGCLPDTPVGRPGLAAMPSGSSSHSPPRARGQGSPLPIKTADVPRPVEEESPGAPSQEPSPPTCSPGRRKSHRNQERGATGAGAAGTSPGNSPLQGLINCLKEILEPGPQHPERPLRFLPPARSMGASQLSGAELRPGSPPWAVKTETASGACPLQSLLNCLKEIPEARDKQPSPSGARDPWLQEDPGAWKRNSGGPRPFQTPPPGPGPGAGSVLSAVKVEDGWAQGPPEPTACELSKRTHGPSAAGSPGDSGGTARVQVPSWGSAARAGSASSSPLEALEACLRGIPLSGSLPSQPPASSWSQSPQPGDPGSQRPELQRLGSHSRGSQGTSASFSSSSSIDGDLDFQSPEGSQGHRPGKGSREGSSPLQGLENCLREMPAPGPQPTWPCSSAGHRGPWRVEPKNWTAGMEGLRDEACEPAHLGQRGGDVPTRSLRLASPQALAPGTIPACHQQGPKDPGAARPGPWRWLPDGPATKPSPLHCLENSLKGILPGGPLRFACLADPVPGPSPSPSSSSSSSEGEDPRLEPELWQPLLQERDRLPSCKGLGPPSPRPGGPRAGSSPGEGRRRGETGDHRGLSAAGKAEEKVGGRSHPPRREVCLESLGPPGPLGSAGGGRVQIPPVRVALGRRCVSTPQVLCALPAGAAVDPASQLEKRSGSGPCQPPGSACGPLSWNPTAGEESRGLGPGDGSPGVTAGTHPRPLPGDPPGPPPGAAIPGALLRASPRPPCPCASSLQHELRGLGAALSEKLDRLAGTLAGLAQEVAAVRTQVDRLGRRPWGPGTKGLLWGPRWTGGPAHRHPPYWRHKGPRRPRPKILRGQAEGCRAGDSSGLASGRPRLVPQLPPDVPLAEASGPSSGPLSSACGSPAVLTACHPLGLPESPWSPPPPLLPAAPPLQVAASAGAEPRAAAAAPPRTLKWPKDPSSLLAGLQRALEGELWGGEHRDPGWGPPSRRLNGLHPSEDAPPLASSGGRPPPSAPCSRTFPVSGL; from the exons ATGTGTCAGGCGCCCGCCCCACGCTCTCTGTCACTACTGCCCCCCCTCTGGTGTCCACCTGGAGACACAGGCAAGCTGAGGATGACTAGGCGGGCCTTGCCAGGAGGGAACCAGCCAACTCCCCTGAGATTGTGCCCACAGGTGTCCATGGCCTTCCAGGACCTGGCCGTGCGGTTCTCCGAGGACGAGTGGcggctgctgggggaggggcagagggcgcTCTACCTGGACGTGATGCGGGAGAACTACGAGACGCTGGCCTCCCTGG gGACAGTGGAGCTGCTGCCCCTCTCTGCCTTCCTGTGTCCCTCGGAGCCTGGAGGAGccgtggggggcgggggctgtgCTGCTGATGGGCAGGACCCTCCGCGGGGAGGAGGGCCCCTGG GAGGAGCCCCCCAGCACAGCCTGCACCTGAGCGCCCTGGTGCAGCTGGTGAAAGAGATCCCAGAGTTCCTGTTCGGGGAAGTCAGCCCTGAGAGCAGGGGAGCCAGCCTGGACGGGGAGGGGGCGAGCCCCGAGG CAGCAGCTGTGATGGGGGATACTTGCCCTCTCCGAGGCTTGCTCGGCTGCCTTCCAGACACACCTGTCGGCCGGCCTGGCCTGGCCGCCATGCCCAGCGGCAGCTCATCCCACAGCCCGCCCAGAGCCAGGGGGCAGGGGAGCCCCCTCCCCATCA AAACTGCTGACGTGCCAAGGCCTGTGGAGGAGGAAAGCCCAGGAGCCCCCAGCCAGGAGCCTAGCCCTCCTACCTGTAGCCCCGGCAGGCGGAAGAGCCACAGGAATCAGGAGAGAGGGGCCAcgggggcag GAGCTGCAGGAACCTCTCCTGGGAACAGCCCCCTGCAAGGCCTCATCAACTGCCTGAAGGAAATCCTCGAGCCCGGGCCCCAGCACCCCGAGCGGCCCCTGCGCTTCCTGCCGCCAGCCCGCAGCATGGGTGCGTCCCAGCTGAGCGGAGCAGAGCTGCGGCCCGGGAGCCCGCCCTGGGCAG TGAAGACAGAGACAGCCTCAGGGGCTTGTCCCCTCCAGAGTCTGCTGAACTGTCTGAAGGAGATCCCAGAGGCCCGGGACAAGCAACCTAGCCCCTCAGGAGCAAGGGACCCATGGCTGCAGGAGGACCCAGGGGCCTGGAAAAGGAATTCTGGAG GGCCCCGCCCCTTCCAGACCCCTCCACCCGGGCCTGGTCCTGGAGCTGGCAGCGTGCTCTCTGCAGTGAAGGTGGAGGACGGCTGGGCCCAGGGGCCCCCGGAGCCCACAGCCTGTGAGCTCAGCAAGCGGACCCACGGCCCTTCCGCCGCGGGCAGCCCTGGGGACAGTGGAGGCACCGCCCGGGTCCAAGTGCCCAGCTGGGGCTCTGCAGCTCGAG CCGGCAGCGCCTCGAGCTCACCCCTGGAAGCCCTGGAGGCCTGTCTGAGGGGCATCCCCCTGAGTGGGTCGTTACCTTCCCAGCCGCCAGCCAGCTCTTGGTCCCAGAGCCCCCAGCCAGGAGACCCTGGGTCTCAGAGGCCCGAGCTGCAGCGCCTCGGATCACACAGCAGAG GCTCCCAAGGCACCTCCGCCAGCTTCTCTTCGTCCAGCAGCATTGACGGGGACCTGGATTTCCAGAGCCCTGAGGGCAGCCAGGGGCATCGGCCTGGAAAAG GAAGCCGCGAGGGAAGCTCCCCGCTCCAGGGCCTGGAGAACTGCCTCAGAGAGATGCCTGCACCTGGGCCGCAGCCCACCTGGCCCTGCTCCTCGGCAGGGCACAGGGGGCCATGGAGGGTGGAGCCCAAGAACTGGACGGCGGGCATGGAAG GACTGAGGGATGAGGCCTGTGAGCCAGCCCACCTGGGACAGCGAGGGGGTGACGTGCCCACCAGGAGCCTCCGCCTGGCCAGCCCACAGGCACTTGCCCCTGGCACCATCCCTGCCTGCCACCAGCAAGGTCCCAAGGACCCCGGGGCCGCCAGGCCAGGACCGTGGAGGTGGCTCCCAGATG GGCCAGCCACCAAGCCCTCCCCACTCCACTGCCTGGAGAACTCTCTGAAGGGGATTTTGCCCGGGGGGCCCCTGCGCTTCGCCTGCCTGGCTGACCCTGTCccgggccccagccccagccccagctccagctccagcagcTCAGAAGGAGAAGACCCAAGgctggagcctgagctctggcAGCCCCTCCTGCAGG AGAGGGACCGCCTTCCCAGCTGCAAGGGCCTTGGCCCTCCTTCCCCACGCCCTGGCGGCCCTCGCGCTGGCAGCAGCCCTGGTGAAGGCCGGAGAAGAGGCGAGACCGGGGACCACCGTGGTCTCAGTGCAG CAGGAAAAGCAGAAGAGAAGGTGGGAGGCCGGTCCCATCCGCCCCGGAGAGAAGTGTGCTTGGAGAGCCTGGGCCCGCCTGGCCCCCTGGGCAGCGCCGGAGGAG gtCGTGTCCAAATACCCCCGGTCAGAGTGGCTCTGGGAAGACGATGTGTATCCACACCCCAGGTGCTCTGTGCTCTTCCTGCGGGGGCAGCTGTGGACCCTGCCTCTCAGCTGGAGAAAAGGTCGGGGTCTGGGCCCTGCCAGCCTCCTGGGTCAGCCTGTGGGCCCCTGTCCTGGAATCCGACGGCTGGTGAAGAGTCCAGGGGCCTGGGGCCCGGAGACGGAAGCCCAGGTGTTACAG CCGGGACCCACCCGAGGCCCCTTCCCGGAGATCCGCCTGGGCCTCCCCCCGGAGCCGCCATCCCTGGGGCTTTGCTGCGCGCCTCCCCGCGGCCACCGTGCCCCTGCGCGAGTTCCTTGCAGCACGAGCTCCGCGGCCTCGGTGCCGCCCTCTCGGAGAAGCTGGATCGGCTGGCTGGGACCCTGGCCGGCCTGGCTCAGGAAGTGGCCGCCGTGAGAACCCAGGTGGATCGGCTGGGGCGGCGCCCGTGGGGCCCGGGGACGAAGGGCCTCCTCTGGGGCCCTCGCTGGACCGGTGGCCCTGCTCACAGACACCCGCCCTACTGGAGGCACAAGGGCCCCCGCAGGCCGAGACCGAAGATCTTGCGGGGCCAGGCGGAAGGCTGCAGGGCCGGCGACTCCTCAGGCCTGGCCAGCGGGAGGCCCCGCCTGGTGCCTCAGCTGCCCCCGGACGTGCCCCTGGCAGAGGCTTCTGGGCCCAGCTCCGGCCCTCTCTCCTCGGCATGCGGCAGCCCCGCTGTGCTGACCGCTTGTCACCCCCTCGGACTCCCGGAGAGCCCCtggagccccccaccccctttgctgcctgctgccccacccctccaggtggccGCCAGTGCAGGAGCAGAGCCTCGGGCTGCAGCAGCGGCACCGCCCAGGACCCTAAAGTGGCCCAAGGATCCAAGCAGCCTGTTGGCGGGGCTCCAGAGAGCCCTTGAGGGGGAGCTGTGGGGTGGGGAGCACAGGGACCCCGGGTGGGGGCCCCCTAGCCGCCGTCTTAATGGGCTGCATCCTTCCGAGGATGCCCCACCCCTGGCCTCTTCTGGAGGCCGGCCTCCGCCCTCGGCCCCCTGCAGCAGAACTTTCCCCGTGTCTGGACTGTGA